The DNA window GCGTGGTCTCGACCTCGACGCCGGATGCGTTGGCACAGGCGAAGGCCTATCAAAAGATGGGCGCCGACGGGATCCTGGCCATTCTCGAGGCGTATTTTCCTTTGGCCGACGCGCAGGTCGAATCCTATTTCCGCGCCATCGCCGACGCCGTCGATATTCCCGTGGTGATCTACACCAACCCGCAATTCCAGCGCTCGGACCTCTCGCTCGACGTCATCGCGCGGTTGTCGGAGCATCCGCGCATCAATTACATCAAGGATGCGTCCACCAATACCGGGCGGCTGCTGTCGATCATGAACCGCTGCGGCGACGCCATCCGCGTGTTCTCGGCGTCAGCTCATATTCCGGCCGCGGTGATGTTGATCGGCGGGGTGGGGTGGATGGCGGGTCCCGCCTGTCTCGTGCCGCGGCAAAGCGTCGAACTCTACAATCTCTGCAAGGCTTCGTGCTGGGACGATGCGCTGGTGCTGCAGCGGCGGCTGTGGCGCCTCAACGAAGCCTTCGCGCGCTACAATCTCGCCGCCTGCATCAAGGCCGGGCTGGCGATCCAGGGCTACGACGTCGGCGATCCCATAGCACCGCAGGCGGCGCTGACGCTCGACGAGCGCCGGGCGGTCGAGGCGGTGTTGCGGGAGATCGGGTGAGGCCGTTGCCGGAGGTGTCGTCGTTCCCGGGCGCGAAGCAGGGATCCGGAACCCCCGCGCAGCGCTTTTGGATTGCGAGGCTGCGCCTGCACATTCCGGGTCACGGAGCCGAGGATATGGATGAGGTCGAGATCGTCAATTATGATCCGCGCTGGCCGGTATTGTTCGACGAAGAGGCCGAGCGGTTGCGGGCCGTACTCGATCCGTCCTTGATCGTAGGGCTTGAGCATTTCGGAAGTACGGCCGTTCCCGGCTTGTCGGCCAAGCCCATCATAGATATCCTGATTGCGGTCCGATCATTGGCAGACGCGCAAGCCACCTTTGTCGAAGCCCTTCGAAATCTTGATTACGTCTATTGGGCCGATAATCCGAAGAAAGATCGAATGTTCTTCGTTAAAGGCATGCCGCCCTTTGGATCGAGGCGCTCCCATCATGTGCATGTGACCGAGCCACAGGCGGAGATGTGGCATCGGCTGGCGTTCAGGGATTATTTGCGCACTCATCCAGAGGAAGCCCGGACTTACGAGCAGTTCAAAAGACGATTTGCCGCCGAACATCGGACGGATCGCGAGGCTTACACCGACGCCAAATCTGCCTATGTCGAAAGTGTGATGCGCAAGGCAATAGCTTGTTGACGAGCGGCGGAGTGCGTCGTGTATGCACCGAGGCAGTCTCTGCCCGTGAATTCCCAAAGCCGATTGCTCTGCTGATTTGCCCGACGGGCTCCGGCCCAGGAAGTCTGTCCAGCCCCTTTTGAAAAAATATTTCTGATTTTCAGAAAACCCAAATCAGTTGTATATCTCTGGCCGTCCCGTCCCACTCAGAGGGGCGGCTCGCGACGTCACGGACGCGGGGCGGGATGCGGTGGACGCGGCGGCGCGCTTGACGGGCGTTGCTTGCAGCGGACGGCGAAGACGTGTGGTCCTGACACCCCGACGCTGGTGTCAAGTTTTGCGGATTAATCCGCGTAACGACGGTGGCAAGAAAGCCGATCACCGGGGAGAGCACGGTATAAGCCGTAAACCATTGCGTGCGGGAATGTCGGGTGTTTTCCGATGGCTCGCTGTGAATACTCGTGTGCATACTTACTACCCCATGCGCACACGAGGCTGCGGGTGCATCGGGCGCCCGGCATTCCCCACGCCCTCTGGTCAAGAGGGCGGAAGTTGATGGCAAAAGCCCGGGCGCCTCGCGCCGCGGGGCGCAAACGCGTGTCTGGATTGGGCGCTTTCAAGAGCAACTCGTCATGCCCGGGCTTGTCCCGGGCATCCACGTCTTTAGTTTCTCGGTCTGGAAAGACGTGGATGGCCGGGTCAAGCCCGGCCATGACGATTCCTGGAAAGGCTGGGGTTGGCCTCTTCCTTGCCTATCGGCTAGAACCAACCCAATCGGACAAGAGACTCGAAGGACAAACTGATGAATATTCTTCCCGGCAATATGCGTTTCGGTACGGGCCAGCCCGTCAAGCGTCTTGAAGACCAGAGACTTCTGACCGGGAAGGGGCTGTTCATCGACGACAAGCCGGAAGACGGCGCGCTGTGGCTGCATGTGGTGCGCTCGCCGCACGCCCATGCCAATATCCTGTCCGTCGATACCAAGGCGGCGTCTGACATGCCGGGCGTGGAAGCGGTCTACACCGGCGCCGACCTGATCGCCGACGACATTGGCACGCTGCCGACGCTGTTGATTTTCCAGCGGCCCGATGGCTCGGCGATGACCGCGCCACCGCGCCGGCTGCTGGCCCATGAGATCGTGCGCTTTGCCGGCGAGCCGGTCGCAGCCGTGGTCGCGACATCGCGGGTCGCGGCGCAGACCGCGGCGGAAGCGATCGCGATCGAATATAAAGTGCTGCCGTCGGTGGTTGACCCCGTCGAGGCGATCAAGCCCGGAGCGCCGGTGGTGTGGGCCGATGCGCCCGACAATATCGTGGCGGCGATGAGCTATGGCGACGCGGCCGCGGTCGAAGCTGTATTCGCCAAGGCCGCGCATGTGGTCTCGCTCGATCTGGTCAGCCAGCGGCTGATCCCCTCGGCGATGGAGCCGCGCTCGTCCATCGCCGAGGTCGACAAGAAAACCGGACGGCTGATCCTGCATACGCAGTCGCAGACCCCCGGCTCGGCCCGCGACCTTCTCGCCGAAGCCGTGCTGAAGCGGCCGAAGGAAAGTGTGCGCGTGCTGGTCGGCGACATCGGCGGCGGTTTCGGCCAGAAGACCAGCCTCTATCCGGAAGACGGCATGGTGGCCTATGCCGCCGTCAAGCTGGGACGCAAGGTGCGCTGGCGCGGCGACCGCACCGACGAGTTCGTCGGCGGCACCCATGGCCGCGACCTGACCTCGACCGGCGAGTTCGCGCTCGACGCCAAGGGCCGGGTGCAGGCCTACCGGGTGCGCTCGCTCGGCGGCACCGGCGCCTACATCGCCGGCGCCGGTACCATCATTCCGCTGGTGCTCGGCCCGTTCGTGCAGTCCGGCGTCTATGACCTGCCGCTGGTGCACTACGACATCAAGGCTGTGATGACCAACACCGCGCCGGTCGGCGCCTATCGCGGCGCGGGCCGGCCCGAAGGCGTGTTCATCGTGGAGCGGCTGATGGACGCAGCCGCGCGGCAGCTCGGGATCGACCCGCGCACCATCCGCAAGGTGAATTACATCAAGCCCGCGCAACTGCCCTACACCAACGCGGTCGGGCAGATCTACGATTCCGGGGCGTTCGCGCACATGCTCGACCGCGCCTCCAAGCTCGCGGACTGGGACGGCTTTGCCGCACGCAAGAAGGCGGCCAAGAAGAAAGGCCTGCTCTACGGCCGCGGCCTGACCAGCTACATCGAATGGACCGGCGGGCGCGCGCATACCGAAAAGGTCAGCCTGCACGCCACAGCCGAAGGCCGCGTCATCCTGCATTCCGGCACCATGGCGATGGGGCAGGGGCTGCAGACCACCTACACCCAGATGGTGTCGGAAGCGCTCGGCATTGCCATGGACAAGATCGATATCATCCAGGGCGACACGGATCTCGCGACCGGATTCGGCAGCGTCGGTTCGCGCTCGCTGTTCGTCGGCGGCACCGCGCTGGCGGTCTCCGCCAACGACCTGATCACCAAGGCCCGCGAAAAAGCGTCGAACGTGCTGGAAGCCTCCGTCGAGGACATCGAATATCGCGACGGCTGGCTCACCGTGGTCGGCACCGACAAGCGCATCGGCCTGTTCGACATTGCGAAGAAGGAAGCCGGCGCGCGGCTGAGCGTGGACAGCGAGGGCGAAGTCGACGGGCCGAGCTGGCCCAACGGCACCCATATCTGCGAGGTCGAGATCGATCCGGAGACCGGCGTCAGCCGTGTGGTGCGCTACACCACGGTCGACGACGTCGGTGTTGCCGTCAATCCGATGCTGGTGACCGGGCAGGTGCACGGCGGCGTCGCGCAGGGTATCGGGCAGGCGCTGTACGAAGGTGTCTCCTATGACCCGGAAGGGCAGTTGCTGACCGCGAGCTACCAGGATTACTGTGTGCCGCGCGCCGACGACGTCCCGCCGATCGAGGTCACGCTCGATGATTCCGCGCCGTGCCGCACCAATCCGCTGGGCGCCAAGGGTTGCGGCGAATCCGGCGCGATCGGCGGTCCGCCCTGCGTCACCAACGGCGTGATGGATGCGCTCAGCGAGCTCGGTATCAAGGCCCTCACGACGCCGCTGACGCCGATGAAAGTCTGGCAGGCGATCGAGGGAGCGAAGGCGGCGGGGGTGGCGTCTTTCCCGTCGCGTTGAACCAACCACCGTCATTCCGGGGCGATGCGAAGCATCGAACCCGGAATCTCGAGATTCCGGGTTCGCCCTAACGCGCGCCCCGGAATGACGAGCGAGAAATTATAAGGCCCATGCCGCATCATTCTGATACCCTCCGTCAAATATTTGCAGGAGAATTACATGCGCAAATTATGGACCGTGCTGGCGGCGCTGGTGATGTTGAGCCTGACCAATTGTGGTTACAACGCGATCCAGACCAATGAGGAGCAGGTCAAGTCGGCCTGGTCCGAGGTGCTCAACCAGTACCAGCGGCGCGCCGATCTGGTGCCCAACCTCGTCAATTCGGTGAAAGGTTTCGCCCAGCAGGAAAAGGATGTGCTGCTCGGGGTGACCAATGCGCGGGCCAAGGTCGGCAGCATCCAGGCGACGCCGGAACTGATCAACGATCCCGGCGCCTTCGCCAAGTTCCAGGCCGCGCAGGGCGAACTGACCAGCGCGCTGTCGAAGCTTCTGGTGGTAACCGAGAACTATCCGCAGCTCAAATCCGATGCGCTGTTTCGCGACCTGATGGCGCAGCTGGAAGGCACCGAGAACCGCATCACCGTGGCGCGCAATCGCTACATCAAGTCGGTGCAGGATTATAATGTCGGGATTCGCACGTTCCCGAACAACCTGACGGCGATGGCGTTCGGATACAAGGAGAAGGTGAACTTTACGGTCGACAACGAGAAGGAAATCTCGACCGCACCGAAGGTCGACTTCAATCCGGCGCCGGCGCCCGCCAAGTAATTCGGCAACCGATTGATCACCGCGATGAACGCTGCAAGAGCCTCCATTCTTGCGCTGCTGATGTGCTGGGCTTTTGCAGCCTTTGCCGACGTCGCGGTGCCGCCGCTTACGGGGCGGGTGGTCGATCAGACCGGGACGCTTTCCAGCGGCGACGTCGCCTCGCTGACGCAAAGCCTGAAGGATCTGGAAACGCGAAAAGGCAGCCAGGTCGCGGTTTTGATCGTGCCGACGACAGCGCCCGAGACCATCGAGCAATATTCAATCCGGGTCGCGGAAG is part of the Bradyrhizobium erythrophlei genome and encodes:
- a CDS encoding xanthine dehydrogenase family protein molybdopterin-binding subunit codes for the protein MNILPGNMRFGTGQPVKRLEDQRLLTGKGLFIDDKPEDGALWLHVVRSPHAHANILSVDTKAASDMPGVEAVYTGADLIADDIGTLPTLLIFQRPDGSAMTAPPRRLLAHEIVRFAGEPVAAVVATSRVAAQTAAEAIAIEYKVLPSVVDPVEAIKPGAPVVWADAPDNIVAAMSYGDAAAVEAVFAKAAHVVSLDLVSQRLIPSAMEPRSSIAEVDKKTGRLILHTQSQTPGSARDLLAEAVLKRPKESVRVLVGDIGGGFGQKTSLYPEDGMVAYAAVKLGRKVRWRGDRTDEFVGGTHGRDLTSTGEFALDAKGRVQAYRVRSLGGTGAYIAGAGTIIPLVLGPFVQSGVYDLPLVHYDIKAVMTNTAPVGAYRGAGRPEGVFIVERLMDAAARQLGIDPRTIRKVNYIKPAQLPYTNAVGQIYDSGAFAHMLDRASKLADWDGFAARKKAAKKKGLLYGRGLTSYIEWTGGRAHTEKVSLHATAEGRVILHSGTMAMGQGLQTTYTQMVSEALGIAMDKIDIIQGDTDLATGFGSVGSRSLFVGGTALAVSANDLITKAREKASNVLEASVEDIEYRDGWLTVVGTDKRIGLFDIAKKEAGARLSVDSEGEVDGPSWPNGTHICEVEIDPETGVSRVVRYTTVDDVGVAVNPMLVTGQVHGGVAQGIGQALYEGVSYDPEGQLLTASYQDYCVPRADDVPPIEVTLDDSAPCRTNPLGAKGCGESGAIGGPPCVTNGVMDALSELGIKALTTPLTPMKVWQAIEGAKAAGVASFPSR
- a CDS encoding dihydrodipicolinate synthase family protein, which encodes MPDFHGVFPYLVSPVDANGQIRAEVLGRLCDDLITSGVHGLTPLGSTGEFAYLNNVQRIAVVQATIEAAQRRVPVVAGVVSTSTPDALAQAKAYQKMGADGILAILEAYFPLADAQVESYFRAIADAVDIPVVIYTNPQFQRSDLSLDVIARLSEHPRINYIKDASTNTGRLLSIMNRCGDAIRVFSASAHIPAAVMLIGGVGWMAGPACLVPRQSVELYNLCKASCWDDALVLQRRLWRLNEAFARYNLAACIKAGLAIQGYDVGDPIAPQAALTLDERRAVEAVLREIG
- a CDS encoding LemA family protein, encoding MRKLWTVLAALVMLSLTNCGYNAIQTNEEQVKSAWSEVLNQYQRRADLVPNLVNSVKGFAQQEKDVLLGVTNARAKVGSIQATPELINDPGAFAKFQAAQGELTSALSKLLVVTENYPQLKSDALFRDLMAQLEGTENRITVARNRYIKSVQDYNVGIRTFPNNLTAMAFGYKEKVNFTVDNEKEISTAPKVDFNPAPAPAK
- a CDS encoding GrpB family protein, which encodes MDEVEIVNYDPRWPVLFDEEAERLRAVLDPSLIVGLEHFGSTAVPGLSAKPIIDILIAVRSLADAQATFVEALRNLDYVYWADNPKKDRMFFVKGMPPFGSRRSHHVHVTEPQAEMWHRLAFRDYLRTHPEEARTYEQFKRRFAAEHRTDREAYTDAKSAYVESVMRKAIAC